CTAATCTTGTTTTTGCTAGTGCTATCCCCCTGTTTGCTATCTCCCTTTACTTTGACCATGTTAATTCGCGCTAGTTTAACCTAGCCGTaacattaatgaattaatatagCTAATTTAGTCTAATAACATCAGTCTTTTGATCCAGTTAGTCTAGCTAAACTACATCAATGCTCGTAAGCACCAATGTGCCATAAATGAAAAGCAGTTGAGATATCTTCAGTGCTTCGTTTTCACAAATAAGGCGCCATGTAGCTGCTAATCAAATCTCCGTTGCTAAGCTTGAACTGCTGTTGTTGCATCGATCGTTGATTCATTGGAACGCCTCAGAACTTGAGCTGGTTACTAGAAGGCTACTATCTACTTGATAGTAGCCTACTCATTACCAGAGCCATACAGATACACGTGTGCAGGCCTAGATGGCTGCTCATTACCCTAAATTAGGATAACCAGGTCCATCATCCACCTGCTTGATGTCCATTACTGTATATTATAGTCCATTCACCGGTCCATGCACATTCATGCATAGGCACAGTCTAGCCTACATCTAAGCAACAAAGCAAACAGTTTTGTCTATTCACCATAGTTAGGGCGATCAGAAAGCTGTCCcttctccattcattcattcattcattcattcattcattcattcaatcattcaatcaatcaatcaatcaatcaatcaaattgtATGGCACCCCCACATACTAGGACTAGGTTGTAATAGGCTGGTGCTTTTGGCTTTGGCTATTGTCTTTTCCACACTCCTCTCCAGGATATTCTTATCATGCTAAAACACTTGGATAGGCTACTGAACATGATGTTTTAAACTTAGGCCTGATGTGAATTATTTATCTTTTACATCAGCTATACTTTATATCTTTTACATCAGCTTATTGTTTCATCCCAATATATCATTCTGATATTCTAACACGTTGTACAATGTTTTGAAATAGCCTGAACACGACTTGCAGTCTGAAAATGTTCACAGTGCAGAGCGTAAGATGTGGAGGCATTCTCAGTTTGATCTCTGAGGTAACTTAtaggctagcctagaaatctagacacctAGGattgggtctggctggtcactGGTCAAGCATCACTGAATGATATGACATTTCTAAACAGTTCAAAAAGAGCTGTATCTTTGAATCTAAAATGAGATAGAAATATAAACTTCTCCATGTTCCCAGGCACGTGAAGCTCATTTATAACATTCATATAACACTCTTAGAGGTCAACATCATGGAGCAGGTCAATGTcgccagaaaaaaaaatggcctaGGTCTATTAATGGAAAGATCATATAAAAACATCAACAAGTAACTTGTCCTGTTTTTAAAACTGATTCAAAAGGAAATGTGTAActgaaataatgataaaatcACCTTTGTacagtgaaatgtgttgaaaaggCCTTGACCTTTGGGGGTGTGGTTTAAACAGTCTATTGTACTGACTACAAGATTGGCTCTGTAGTTGGTCGTGGTCCTGGAATGCCAATTGTGGAGAATGCATGTGAGCAGCCCCGTATAGataagggtcaagggtcaatgTTTTGGTTCTTCCAGAAGACTCTTTTTATTCATGATTAAACATTTCCATACTGAACATGATGTTGTAATTGATGAtgtgtatttttatatatatatatatatatatatatatatatatatatatatatatatctttgttTATACTTTCAACctaaactaaaataaaatcatccCAATATGTATCATTCTTTGACATTCTAACACCGTTCTATTATACGATGCACTGATTTAATTCACAACCTGCAGtctggctttttttttcacagcacaGAGTGTTCATTTACACCCTGAGTTTGGCGTAGCAGTCGTAGACGCAAGGCAGCCGGCCAAAACTACAGTTCTTGGGGTTGGTGACGATCTCCTCTGGGGGTTTGGTGCCCACAAAGGTGAAGCGCTGGAGAAGAGAGCATGTGAAGAGGAAGAGCTCCATCCTGGCCAGACCCTCACCCAGGCAGATACGCTTCCCTGCAGGCAACACACCAACAGATTCATGGATTAGTAAAACAATGTCAGCAGTATTCTAAACTAGTGGTTCACCCAGGCAGATACGTTTCCCTGACACGGAATAAACCAACGGATTCATGGATTTGTAAAACTGAAGGCTGCAACAACAATGTCAGCAGTATCCTAACTGTATGTTCACACcgccgccgacttgagcttccaaagattccgtaagtcattcattttcaatggaagccggcttctctcagctgccagcagcggcCAGCAGCGGCCAATCCGTTGGCGTCAcattttgggcgtcttgagcgacttgagaaagttgaaagtggctcaactttatggtaatgagctatgacgcggtttagcgacaaacgaccagcaacgaacatgatcgaacatagaatgctaccaCGTCAGAACGGCCAAAGCGTCCAAAGACGGCATCCTtggcagggcgtccagagcttcttggaagctcaagtcgccggcggtgtgtagcctatgtaccTACAGTAAACCAGTGGCTCTCAATCTTTTTTGAGTCACAGTCCCCCACAATAATCAGGTTGGTGTTTGTGATCAACAACCCACTTTTTTGCCCACAGACAgaataataaatacattataGTATAGCTTTATTGCATACTTTTTTCTGAAAAGCCATCTGTGATGGATGCGGCTTCTTCTTTACCAACAGTGACAAATATGTAGGACAACTTTATCATGATCATAACGGCAGTTCCTGTTTATGGAACACGAAAGAGGACTACTTGATAATTATAATGATTAGCCCCCAAAGGCTGAAATATCACTATTGCCAATTTACTGAAGCTCAGCTGAGGCCTAGGCATAGACTACCTAGAGTGAACAACAACGCTGTTTTGCAGTTCTAATGGAAATTcaacaaaacagaaagaaagtgaTTGTTTAATGTAGAATTAAAATATGCTGTTAATTTTATCCACAGAATCTGTTGGCCCCCAGAAATGATCTAGCTCCCGACCTCCAGGTTGAGAATCACTGGTCTAGAATCACTGGTCAAGAATCACTGCTCTAGAATCACTGCTCTAGAATCACTGGTCAAGAATCACTGCTCTAGAATCACTGGTCTAGAATCACTGGTCAAGAATCACTGCTAGAATCACTGGTCTAGAATCACTGGTCTAGAATCACTGGTCAAGAATCACTGCTCTAGAATCACTGGTCAAGAATCACTGCTCTAGAATCACTGTCTAGCAGTAAAATGACGGCCAGAACAAGAGAGAAGCACAGCAACTATTCCAAAGAGGAAACTCTCCAttggcatgtactgtagtagtagtaggcctacctaATCCAAAAGCCAAGAAGGCATCATTCTTCTTAAATCGTCCCTCCTCATCCAGGAAGTTTTCAGGGTCAAAGTTATTTGGGTTCTTCCACAGTTTGGGGTCAAAGAGAAccgaggagagcagagggagaaccATAGTGTCCTGCAGGAGGAGAACAAGAGGAAACATGCCTTTTTTTCTCCATACAACATTATGGGCACTACCAGTAGACTGCCGTGCAGTGGAAACCACACCATGAGAACAGTCAGTGATATCAATAACATATAGGTTTAGTCAGTTTTTTTCTTCcgaatttctttttttcttcagtaaTTTTGGATCagcgattcccgggacactaaAAGACCGGGCCCCACGAAACCTGGTGGTCATGTAGCCCCATGAAAATTTCATTTTTATCCATCGCATCCGCTAGATTGCTTACCGGGATAAGGAAACAATAACATAGTGTATCACTAAAGTACTGCCGGCTTTGCACTGGCTTCCTGTTAAATATTgtataagatagatagatagatagatagatagatagatagatagatagatagatagataggctactttattgatccccaggggaaattcaagattctaTATATTCAGTATAAAGTGCCATTGATTGTTAATCTCTCACCTTGGGGATGTGGTAGCTCTTGAACTCTGTGTCAGCAGTGACCTTGTGGGGAAGAGAGGTCGGGGCCAAGTCCATGTGGCGCTGGACCTCATGAATAACAGCGTCCGTGTACGGCATCTTAGACCTGTCTTCCATGGACGGGCTTCTGTCCTGTCCAACCACTTCATCGATCTCTTTCTGGACCCGCGCTAAACCAGAAAATTACAAACACGTTCAAATGTATTTACTTCAGGACTGCACAGATGAGCAACACTTCATCAGCCTTCTTTTGGTAATAGGAACAATAAAAGCCATTCCATCAGATATGTTGTTAGTATAAAttattactttagcaatatatAGGCCAGAAGCCTACTCATTATACTATAATATTTAATGGAGTACTATTTGTAGAACATTTTTAGAATTTCATACTTAATTCACAGCTTTATTGCTAATATTACATTATAATATAACAATAAGGAAGCATATTTTCACAGCAGAGCAATGTGATAATATGGTATAAATTCAGGATCAACTGAAAGGATCCTGTATTTGTCCATATCTttaggatatacagtatggcaaatcaactgctgtatgtgtgtgtcttttttcttttcttttctttcggaACCTTGGATTTGTGGGTGCTTGATCATCATCAGTAACATTTGTCTCAGCGTTGAGGAGGTCGTCTCAGTTCCAGCTGAAAACAGGTTCCACACACTGCCCAGCAGGTTGCCATAATGGAACTCACTATTTGGGACGTCCTTCTCCTGAAGTACACACAAAAACTCACATCAACAGTGGAGTCAACAGTAATGACCATTTCAACAATGAGGCGTTGGAGTGACAGTTTAAAATAATCATATGATCCCCAACCACCAAGTGgtttatattatattaaaatAAAAGAATCATAATCAATATATATTACAGACTTTTAAATGCCTGATATAAAACAAATCTTCCTTACAACACATCATGTACCTCAGTAAAAAATCCTAGTCTCACTGTCTAGTCATCCATCTAAAATGTTTAAAGATAAGCATGCTGTAAAAAAGGCAAATGAGGCCATCTAGTGGGGATGTCCTCTAATTGCAGATTTATGCAGCTGAGGAGTAGGCATGTATTGTCAAAAATCAACTCAGATAATAAGCTGGATAATTACCTCCACCAAttaggaggttatgttttcagggaaggtctgaaaacataacatgaaaaggtgaaatgacccaaggaagaaacgattacattttgggagtgatccatattatcgtctggatccaggaagcggttatgttttcgcttggcggaggtctgcactcttgtTAATATATGTTTCACATGAAATGTTTTAGTATAAATTATAGATATGTTGTAAAATCTGGTTACCTTTAATTTAGGAATGTTAAGATAACCCCTGCTCCACCTGAAACCCCCAGGAGGAATGTGAGATATCTGATGGTGAGGAGTTCTTGTAAACATTGTAAGCATCTTGTGATTTTCCGAgggtgtgtgttaagggtataagaaTTGACTTCACCCAGAGATGTACTGTGGGCTTTTGACTTTTATGCTCCCGGTATCGTGAGTAAAGCTGCATTCTCATACCAGTTGTCTTGGAGTAATTTtgaccacagcagcagccaaaAAAGATATTTCTGTTGTCTATAAGGAATAATATCATCAGTAGCATTTTGCCATTATCATTGTCGTTACCCCTAAATAATTTTCACCTGGATCATTTTAATCACGAAGGCCTCAATGAAGTCCTGTGGGATGGAGTTGGCATCCAGGTGCTTCAGTCGGATGTCTGCCTCCTTCTTCACATAAGCTTGAGCCTCCTGCAGCAATGCAAACATGTCTCTGTGCTTCCCAGGAAAACGGTCAAGAATTCCAGGAAACATGTTGTAGAGCTGGAAGAGATCATATCACAGCCCTCACAGATCATTATCAAACTCAAGTAGATCAAAAACATCAGTTTTACGGTGTGTGGTGTTCAATCAAACAGCAAATGTGATATGACGTTATCCAGAATCGCTTACACCACCTTTAACAGGCAATTAATGACACACTTCCCTATGAGTATTTTGAACAATCATTGGACAAACagttacaaagtaaaatgtttcTTGACCTTTGGCATATCTTAATTCTGTGATTATTTCATGAATGTATTGAAATGGCTGTAGCTAAGAGGTGATGAGGAGAGAAACTActatttagaaaaaaagagattatGAGCCAAAAAGACAACTGAAAACATCTAGCAGGTATTACCTGGCCAATGCGACTGTTGAGGACTATGAAGGCATCAGTGACTGCATTATAGAGCAGCAGGAACTCAGGGTCCTTGTACTCGAACCGGTGGCCAAACACTGTGGAGCAGATGACATTGGACACCGCATTgcacagcagctctctgggaTCGAAGAGTCCACCTGATCAAAGGATTGGTACCTTTTAAATTTCATGGCAAATTCAAGCAGATTAGAAATATCATGTAGTGCTACCTCTGCCATGTAGTGTTACATCATCCCCCTGGAAATCATCACTGTCGTTAACCTGCTTTGCCTATGCAAGTCAAAGTTCTACAGGTTCTTGTCTGGCTGCCAGAAAATGTTGCAAGACACACGACACAACAGACAGTGTTATTCTCTCCTCACCGTTGAGCTCATCAAAGGCCTTCACCAGACTCCTGGCCTCCTCCTGCACCCTCTCCTCTACGCTCCTGCGCCCCATCCCAAAGTTCTTCAGCGTCGTGATGGAGAACCGACGCAGCTCTCGCCAGCGATGACCACTGCTGACCAGCACCCCTGCGGAGAACAAGAACCAGAACAGCGATGACCACTGCTGACCATCACACCTGCGGAGAACAAGAACCAGAACAGCGATGACCACTGCTGACCATCACACCTGCGGAGAACAAGAACCAGAACAGCGATGACCACTGCTGACCATCACACCTGCGGAGAACAAGAACCAGAACAGCGATGACCACTGCTGACCAGCACACCTGCGGAGAACAAGAACCAGAACAGCGATGACCACTGCTGACCATCACACCTGCGGAGAACAAGAACCAGAACAGCGATGACCACTGCTGACCAGCACACCTGCGGAGAACAAGAACCAGAACAGCGATGACCACTGCTGACCAGCACACCTGCGGAGAACAAGAACCATAACAGCGATGACCACTGCTGACCATCACACCTGTGGAGAACAAGAACCAGAACAGCGATGACCACTGCTGACCATCACACCTGTGGATAACAAGTAACTGAACTTTTCCAGAGAATCTCTGCCTTCTAGATTTTACAAGtagatgtgtgtatgatgaTGTATGTAATCAGTGCATACAATAATAACATCAATGGATAGCATCATTCAATTTGAACTATGACTATTTAAGATATGACATTATTGTGATTCATTTTGACCAGTGTATATAAATAATGACAATATCTATCCAGAAACCTACCATATCCATTGGTTGCCTTCATTAGGAAAGGGTATTGAGCTCTCCCACTGAACTCTTCTCCCTGGGTGACGAGGGCATCTTTGAGGGTCTGATAACCTGATAAGATCACCACTGGTTTGTTGGCCAGCCAGATAGTGCACACAGACCCATACTTCTTACAAAACTGCAAGGAGAAGGTTTCACTAGTGAAAGGTATATTCTGTTAACTGCAGAACACTTGAATAAATGTGAATACACAGTCTGTTTGTGGCACTGAGTTTTAACTTTAAAGAGGTTTTGAAGCGTATAGACTGCTTATTTCTGCACATCAACCTTACATTAGTCCATGGACAAAGACAACAGATGCAAAATAACGATTAATTTAATTTTtaatttgtatttgtttctATTTTTCTGGTGctattcacatattcacataaaATGCAATGAAAGAAAACTAAGAATGAATACATTATAATGAGAACATACCTCCTCATAAGACTTGTATGGCTCCTTCAGGTCTATCTGCAGTAGATTTCCTATCAGTGGTACTGGACGAGGCCCCGGGGGAAATCTTCCGAAGCTCTTCTGCTTCCCTCGAATCATCCATACCAATATACATGTCACTAGGCCCAAAACTATAGAGAGAAGGTTTGTCTGGAGAAAGACAAGTGTTTCCATCATCACAATCCTCTGTATGGGTCTAGGCTGAGTGGGTAAAAACAAATAGGCCACTTCCTCCCACCGAGTGAACATGGATTAATTTGGTGAATGGTTAACCCTGTGCGTTGTGGCATTCACTGATCCATGAGTGGGGTATAAAGTTAAACATtcttttgacatttaaagaacAAACTTACACATTTAAATCATTTGAGTGGACAGTGTCAAACCAACccgatagagagacagatatcCCTTATATGTGATACAGTGTGAGGTTTGTGATTTGTGGTATGTGATTAAAGTGAAGTGAACATTGAACTAcacctacatactgtaggcctaataggTGTTTGTGTAACTGGCAAGTTGCAGGCTGTTTATTGTCTGAATCCTTTAATCTGAACTTTCAATGACCCATAGGTGCATGGGGACATTGTGTTGCATCCAATCTTTGGTTTTCAATATGTCTAAGAAGACTTTGTCTATAACATTAAATAATATTTTGTTTAGGCACATCATAATAGACCAATTCCAATTGTGCTTCAGTCATCTGTTTTGACCCTTTTTTGATCTGTTTTGACCCTTGTTATAGCCATTTATTCACAGTTTCAATTTATATTTATTGGGAAATTGGTTTGGATTAGTTTTGAATGTTTGCAATTATTTAATTTGAAAGATAATCGTTTTATATCTGTGCACCTTTGGGGCATACCAGGTGACGTAGGCGCGTGGGCATGTAGGCATCACAGCATATGGCACAGGGGCACTGGAGGTTAGGGGGCATACGTGAGCTTGGTGACAAACACTTTTTCCATCACACTTTTCCTTTACAAATCACTTCTCAGTAATTTCGTTTGGACCTTGTTTTTGGACTTATTTGCAACAACCTTTCATTAATCTTTTGTTTCTGTATGGACCAATAATTGCCACGTAAAAGAGAAGGTGCATTCATCCAGCCAGGCCCTAGTGTTTCATCGCCACTAAGAAACTTTTAGAAAATGGACTATACAATCCTGATGTCGTGCATTTAAAGATTGCTTTTGCCTGACTGGGTCTTGTCATAATTCAAAGGTCTTTGGCTAGAACCTCCTGTTGCCTTCAATCATCTGTTTCAATTGTGTCCCATTTTACAATAATCATGCAAACAAATCgtagcctgggtgaacccaggCAAATCTGTTTGCAAGTCCAAATTTGAAGAGGTGTGTCTTATGGGCTATAACTGCTATTATAATTCGTAATTCATTTTAGAGCAACTTGACAGCTTGGCAGGTTGCCCCCTactaacacttttttttaaagtttacatGCAGTTCATGATAATGTGAACATATAAAGGtattttattgttctttctactCATTTATTGTCACAAATAAATCTCTACAAACTTGTTTGAAACTGAAAGTTGACAGATGTGGGAGGAAACTTTTCACCTTGCCAGTCTGGACCAAAGATTGCACAAATCCAACTGGAAATGCTTCTGCTACAGTATGCTCTTGCGTTTCCTTGTTCCTTGGctcttccacctctctcctcgTTCTCACCTCCCCTGGTTGCAACTCCATGTTGGATTTGCTTCCTACTGGGCAGTCAACTTCCTGTTTACACTGTAAACAATATGCTATGACAGAAAATCACAGATTACTGCACAGGGGGGCCCTGGTGGTAGGTTTTCAaattgtctctgtctctcctgatTCTTTCAGACTAGTAGTGCACTAATGACTCTCGTAAGGAAAATGGTGGTCTGTAGAAAGAACAACCATCTTGAAAATGGTGCATGTTGATGGCACGTgcagtggcctactggttagggcctcgagcttgtaactggagggtgcCGGTTCGATCCACAGCtgaggtgcccttgagcaaggcacctgacCCCTCACTGCTTCCCGAGCGCTGCTGtcgagcaggcagctcactgttcTGGGATAGTTTGTGCTTCACCTCAatgtgtattcactgcgtgctgtgtgtgtgttcactaattcacaaattgggataaatgcagggaccgaatttccctcacgagatcaaaagagtatatatacttatacttatacttatacaaGGAGCAAGGATAATGACTGTGAATGGTGGAGTACCAGATGTGATTACATAGCTCAAGCTAAGAGTTCAGACAAAATTCAGAAGGACTGAAACAAAATATCAACTGTTTTTTGTATATTACCACCATACAATCCATTTAACAGATCAACCAGTTTATCATTCAGCTTAATAAACTATTACATATTGCACAATGTGTTGACAGTGCATTTACTGATCTATGTTTAGTCTAATCAGCATTGGCCCCTACCTTATGACAGAAACCAACATTGCTGAATCCACAGGATTGGAGTATAGGTTATCATTATTAGAAAGAACATTAACAAGAAATActacataataaaaaaaaaggttctaAATAAAATGGCTGACTATATATCTGTATTTGCAAGGGTTTTAaacttatattttattttatgaatCAGAAATGAGGCAACACATATATTGGTCTTACATCGCAGAGAGTGCGTCTAGACAGTGACACATTGTCAGGTTTTTAAAACATGTGTTGTATCTGAAAACTGGTAATGGTATCGGTGGTTCAGATAAACAAATGTTTATCTTACAAAAGGAATACTTGGGGCATGTGTTCTACTAATACAACCTAGGCCTAGTATCAACTAAGGGTAACTAAGTACAACATTAGTAAAACAAACAGtccatatgtaaaaaaaaaaagtatataagAATCACACTTGTCAACACTACACACGTCCCTTAACATGCAAGATTTAAGGTTTTCTATCTTTATCTGTatatgtacagtgaggagaaaatttatttgataccatgctaaagttgcctaaaaagaggaatataaaatcatcaattgacaattgatcttaatgtcttaattaaaaaaaatagtaaaaataaaaccgctaagcaccccaattttctttgtgattgaagaatgttttgtaaagaaataaatgttcttcctgaatgctagggggaaggaagtatttgacccccaatgtaaccctatgggaatttaacacatagggttaacataggggcaggcagatttttattttttaaggccagctatttcatggattcaggatattatgcatcctaataaagttcccttggccgttggaattaaaatagccccacatcattacatacctttcaccatagctaaagattggcatggtgctttttccagtaggcctattagcctgtttgatgctcattgagctcaatgcaaatcaacaggctaataggccaactggaaaaagcaccatgccaatctctagctatggtcaaggatatgtgatgatgtggggctattttaattccaaaggccaagggaaatttatggggatgcataatatcctagatccatgaaatagctggcctttaaaaataaaaatctgcctgccc
The Sardina pilchardus chromosome 13, fSarPil1.1, whole genome shotgun sequence genome window above contains:
- the LOC134100231 gene encoding cytochrome P450 2M1-like isoform X1; the encoded protein is MMETLVFLQTNLLSIVLGLVTCILVWMIRGKQKSFGRFPPGPRPVPLIGNLLQIDLKEPYKSYEEFCKKYGSVCTIWLANKPVVILSGYQTLKDALVTQGEEFSGRAQYPFLMKATNGYGVLVSSGHRWRELRRFSITTLKNFGMGRRSVEERVQEEARSLVKAFDELNGGLFDPRELLCNAVSNVICSTVFGHRFEYKDPEFLLLYNAVTDAFIVLNSRIGQLYNMFPGILDRFPGKHRDMFALLQEAQAYVKKEADIRLKHLDANSIPQDFIEAFVIKMIQEKDVPNSEFHYGNLLGSVWNLFSAGTETTSSTLRQMLLMMIKHPQIQARVQKEIDEVVGQDRSPSMEDRSKMPYTDAVIHEVQRHMDLAPTSLPHKVTADTEFKSYHIPKDTMVLPLLSSVLFDPKLWKNPNNFDPENFLDEEGRFKKNDAFLAFGLGKRICLGEGLARMELFLFTCSLLQRFTFVGTKPPEEIVTNPKNCSFGRLPCVYDCYAKLRV
- the LOC134100231 gene encoding cytochrome P450 2M1-like isoform X2, whose amino-acid sequence is MMETLVFLQTNLLSIVLGLVTCILVWMIRGKQKSFGRFPPGPRPVPLIGNLLQIDLKEPYKSYEEFCKKYGSVCTIWLANKPVVILSGYQTLKDALVTQGEEFSGRAQYPFLMKATNGYGVLVSSGHRWRELRRFSITTLKNFGMGRRSVEERVQEEARSLVKAFDELNGGLFDPRELLCNAVSNVICSTVFGHRFEYKDPEFLLLYNAVTDAFIVLNSRIGQLYNMFPGILDRFPGKHRDMFALLQEAQAYVKKEADIRLKHLDANSIPQDFIEAFVIKMIQKDVPNSEFHYGNLLGSVWNLFSAGTETTSSTLRQMLLMMIKHPQIQARVQKEIDEVVGQDRSPSMEDRSKMPYTDAVIHEVQRHMDLAPTSLPHKVTADTEFKSYHIPKDTMVLPLLSSVLFDPKLWKNPNNFDPENFLDEEGRFKKNDAFLAFGLGKRICLGEGLARMELFLFTCSLLQRFTFVGTKPPEEIVTNPKNCSFGRLPCVYDCYAKLRV